The Pontibacter korlensis sequence ATCTATATGTGGCATATAAGCTTTCTTTAATGAGGGTGAGAATCTACAAATACGGGAAAAGCAGACTTCTGATTAACCAAAGCGGCCTGTAATGTAATTCTGAGTACGATCGTCTTTAGGGCTTGTAAATATTGTTTTGGTCTTGTTGTACTCCACCAACTCGCCCATATAGAAGAAAGCCGTGTGGTCGCTTACACGCCCCGCCTGCTGCATGTTGTGCGTTACGATTACGATAGTATAATCATCCTTCAGTTCGTAAATCAACTCCTCTATTTTAGCTGAGGAGATAGGGTCAAGGGCTGATGCAGGCTCGTCCATTAACAATACCGATGGTGAAATAGCCAGAGCACGGGCAATACACAAGCGCTGTTGCTGACCTCCGGATAAAGCCAAAGCCGATTTATCAAGTTTATCTTTAACCTCATCCCAAAGGGCAGCCTGTCGCAGCGACTTTTCAGCCACTTCCTCCAGTACAGATTTTTTCTTGATGCCCTGTATCTTTAGGCCATACACAACGTTTTCGAAAATGCTCTTCGGAAAAGGATTAGGCTTCTGGAAAACCATGCCCACTTCTTTACGCAGCTCATCTACCCGTATGTCTTTCTGGTAAATATCTCTGCCGTCCAGCAGGATGCTTCCTTCAACCCTAAAGCCATCAATGTAGTCGTTCATACGGTTGAAGGTGCGCAGAAACGTAGACTTGCCACAGCCCGATGGACCAATAAAGGCCGTTACGGCTTTCTCCTCCATGGCTATGTTAATGCTTTTCAGCGCATGAAAGTCTCCGTAGTAGGCGTTGAGGTTTAAGGCCTCGAGTTTATTTTCTTTTTTACTCATATTCAAAGACAAAGGATAAAGGACATAAGGCATTAAGCTGGAGCCAAGCTCACAAATTAACTTGGCTTAAGCGGAGGTACTGCTTTTTGCTACCACCTAACTTTTTTCTGCTGCTTGTTGCGCAGGTAAACGGCAAGTCCGTTCAGCAGGAAAGTAATGAGCAACAGTACAATAATAGCCGCAGCTGCGTTAGTTAAGAAAGCCTCCTGTGGTCTGGAGGTCCAGTTAAAGATCTGGATAGGCAGTACCGTAAACTCATCCAGCGGCGAACTAGGTGTGAAAGGAACATATGCTAGCGCACCAATCACAATCAAAGGAGCTGCTTCACCAACCGCTCTCGACAGCGCCAGAATGATACCTGTAAGTATACCTCCGAAAGAGGCTGGCAGCACCTGGAACCATACTGTTTGCCATTTAGACGCGCCCAAAGCAAAAGAACCATCGCGTATACTGCGCGGTACAGCTTTTATGGCTTCACGGGTCGTCACAATAATTATTGGCAAGATGAGGAGCGATAGTGTAAGCGCACCTGCCAGTAAGCTGCCCCCAAGGCGCATCTGGCGCACAAAAATTTCCAGACCCAGCAAACCGTAAATGATAGACGGTACCCCAGCCAGGTTAGCAATATTTATCTCCAGGAAGTTAGCCATTTTATTCTTCTTGCCATACTCCTCCAGGTACACACCAGCAGCCACACCCAGCGGAAAGGCAATCAGCGTCGTCAATACCAGGATCCAGAGCGTTCCCACCCAGGCAGTAAGGATACCGGCACGGCTCGCTCTGCGTGATGGCAGGCTCGTTATAAAATCCCAATCTATGCGGCCTACGCCTTCAACAACTATATCGATCAGGAAAATAGCTAATACAACCAGCCCTATGAAGGTACAAAAGATGCCGAAGATCTGAAAGGCTTTATCTTTTAGCCTGTTGATGTCAGAGTTAGTCATACTTTTCCTGATATTTCTTTTTGATCCAGAAGCTGAGGTTGTTCAGCGCAAATGTGAAGATGAACAGGGTGATACCTGCCGCAAAAATTGTTCTGTACTCCAGAGATCCCCGAGGCACGTCTCCCAAACTTACCTGCACGATGTAAGTAGTGATGGTCTCGATAGGTACAAGTGGGTTGAGCGTTAGGCGGGGCTGCTGACCGGCGGCAATGGCCACAATCATAGTTTCGCCCACTGCTCTGGAAATGGCAAGTATAACCGACACCACAATACCTGAGGAGGCTGCAGGAACCATTACACCAAACGCTGTTTGCAGCCGGGTAGATCCCATGCCATAAGCGGCTTCACGTAACGAGCGTGGCACAGAGCTGATGGCGTCTTCACTCAGTGAGGAGATCATCGGGATAATCATAATACCCATTACAATACCTGCTGAGAGGGCGTTAAAACCAGCCAGAGAGGGTATAAGTGTCTGAAGAAAAGGAGTAACTACAGTTAGGGCAAAGAAACCGTATACTACCGTTGGGATAGTGGCCAGTACCTCGAGCAGTGGCTTTACTACTTGTTTCATTCGGGCGTGGGCATACTCATTTAGATAGATGGCTATAGTTAAGCCAATCGGGAGTGCCACGGCAATGGCTACGGCTGTGGTGAGCAGTGTGCCCGCCACAAGAGGCATAATACCAAATTTCTTATCAGAGAACAGTGGCGTCCATTCTTTCTCCGTTAAGAACTCTATCAAAGAAACCTCTCTGAAAAAGCTAATGGACTCTGAGAGAAGGACCCAAATAATACCAACTGTGATAAGTATGGTTATGGCGGCA is a genomic window containing:
- the pstB gene encoding phosphate ABC transporter ATP-binding protein PstB, with amino-acid sequence MSKKENKLEALNLNAYYGDFHALKSINIAMEEKAVTAFIGPSGCGKSTFLRTFNRMNDYIDGFRVEGSILLDGRDIYQKDIRVDELRKEVGMVFQKPNPFPKSIFENVVYGLKIQGIKKKSVLEEVAEKSLRQAALWDEVKDKLDKSALALSGGQQQRLCIARALAISPSVLLMDEPASALDPISSAKIEELIYELKDDYTIVIVTHNMQQAGRVSDHTAFFYMGELVEYNKTKTIFTSPKDDRTQNYITGRFG
- the pstA gene encoding phosphate ABC transporter permease PstA, yielding MTNSDINRLKDKAFQIFGIFCTFIGLVVLAIFLIDIVVEGVGRIDWDFITSLPSRRASRAGILTAWVGTLWILVLTTLIAFPLGVAAGVYLEEYGKKNKMANFLEINIANLAGVPSIIYGLLGLEIFVRQMRLGGSLLAGALTLSLLILPIIIVTTREAIKAVPRSIRDGSFALGASKWQTVWFQVLPASFGGILTGIILALSRAVGEAAPLIVIGALAYVPFTPSSPLDEFTVLPIQIFNWTSRPQEAFLTNAAAAIIVLLLITFLLNGLAVYLRNKQQKKVRW
- the pstC gene encoding phosphate ABC transporter permease subunit PstC, which translates into the protein MRTSEKIIEGLLWLSAAITILITVGIIWVLLSESISFFREVSLIEFLTEKEWTPLFSDKKFGIMPLVAGTLLTTAVAIAVALPIGLTIAIYLNEYAHARMKQVVKPLLEVLATIPTVVYGFFALTVVTPFLQTLIPSLAGFNALSAGIVMGIMIIPMISSLSEDAISSVPRSLREAAYGMGSTRLQTAFGVMVPAASSGIVVSVILAISRAVGETMIVAIAAGQQPRLTLNPLVPIETITTYIVQVSLGDVPRGSLEYRTIFAAGITLFIFTFALNNLSFWIKKKYQEKYD